The following nucleotide sequence is from Methylotenera sp. G11.
TTCCGAAAACTGGAATGCATACCGTAACAGCCTTGCTGGCAATGTGATGGCTGCACCTGCCACTGAAGAGTCAGAGCGCAAGCAGTCAGCCTCGGGCAAGATCGCATCCGCTGAAGATAAGGCGGCACCAGTCAAGTCCGGCCCTCAGGATGTCGTGAAACTGTCAGCCGGCGGTAAAACCGCAGAGCAAGGCGGTAAATCCAGTGCGGAAGCAGATGCAAAAGTGCTGGCCTTGCAGGAAGAAGCGACTGCGCGTGAAAAAGCGCTGAAAGAGGCACACGAACGAACCACGGCGCTGGAAAGCCAGATTGCTGACATGCAGAAACTGCTGGCTTTAAAGAGTCAGACGATGGCAGATATGCAAAAGACTGCGGATGCTGCTGCCAAACCTGCCGATGCCAAGCCTGTTGAGCAGGCGCAGCCTGCACAAGCGGCCGCGCTTCCTGATGCAGCTCCGGCAGCGCCTGAGGTTGCTAATGCCGATCAGCCGGCAGCAGAGCCTGCCAAGCAGGTGGCTCCTGCTGCAGAAGCCAAAAAGCCTGCCGTTGTGAAAGCTCCGGTGCAGGCTCCACCGGAAGAAGAACCATCATTCCTTGCCAGCCTGCTGGAAAGTGTCAACCTGTTCATGCTGGGTGGTGCCGGCGGCGTGGCGCTGCTGGGTGCCGGCTGGGTTTACTTGCGGAATAAGCGCAGAAAAGAGCTTGATAGCTTCGAGCGCGGTATCCTGACTTCTGGCGGTCTTCGTGCAAATACGGTATTCGGTAATACTACCGGTAATGCCACGAGCTCAGCGGATACCTCATTCCTGACTGACTTTGCGCAGAGTGCTGACGGCGGCATGATTGATACCAATGATGTCGACCCGATAGCAGAAGCAGAAGTGTATATGGCTTACGGACGTGATGCGCAGGCTGAAGAAATACTCAAGGATGCCATCTCAAAAGAGCCTAAACGCTACGAACTGCATTTGAAATTGCTGGAAATGTACGCAGCCCGGAAAGATGCTTCTGCATTTGAGGCTATCGCCGGTGAGCTTTATACGACATTAGGCTCGGACGACCCTACCTGGGCTAAGGTTGCTGAGTTGGGCATTACCGTTGAGCCTGATAATCCGCTTTATGACGTCAGCCAGATTGTACCTTCAGTACCGGCAGCCAAGTCCGTGGAAACGAATGTAGTTTCTGATACGGCTGATGCGGGGCTTGGCAATGACCTGGAATTTTCCTTCGATCAGCCAAAACTGGAGAGTGCAGCCCAGCCTGCATTGGACTCAGCATCAGCCCAGGTTGAGTCTTTTGATCTAGGCGGACTGGGTGATAATGCGAATGCCCAGGATGTTGTTGCAGCAGATGCCATTGCTGCAGATACCATTGCTGTAGATACCATTGAAAGTGCGGCAGCGGAAAACAAACCGGCCGCGGATAATTCCATGGATTTCAACTTCCCCGATTTTGGAACATTTGCTTCCGCAACAGAAGGTGCTGCCACGATAAGCGACGAACCTTCGTTTGCTCCGGCTGACCAGCAGAGCGCTGCATTGACGGCAGCATCAGTCGCTGAGGATTCAAGTGCTGTTGCCGGGCTGGATTTTAATTTCGCCCAGGCGGAACCCGCAGAAGCCCCGGTAGCCATGGCAGAGACATCTGACTTTAATTTTGAAGCATTTACTGACACCGTTACGCCGGCTGACGAAGAAGACAAAACAGGATCCAGTGCGCTTGACTCTATGGATTTTAGTTTTGAAGGCTTTGCCGAGCCGACTGAGGTCAATGGGAGCAAGGCAGATACCAGTGCATTTGAAGGTATCAACCTTAACTTTGAAACTGAAGTCGTTTCCGGGGCTGCTTCTGGTATGTCGATTGCTGAGGATAAACCTGAAGAAATTTCATTTGATTTCCCGTTGGTGGATGAGCAGGAGTCTGGCGATTTAATGCAGAGTGAGGCTAATAACTTTGATTTCTCGGCAATCAGCCTTGATTTAAGCGGTGGTGAGCCTGTTGTGGAGGAAGCGCCGCAGGTTGCTGCTGATGTTGCTGTGCCTGAACTGGCAGCAGTTGCTGCTGAGAATCCGGATATTGATATCAAACTGGACCTCGTTAAAGTATATATCGATATGGAAGATGTAGAAGGTGCCCGCGACCTGCTGGATGAAGTGCTTAAAGAGGGTGGGCCTCAGCAGCGTTTAACAGCTGAAAAACTGTTGGCAAGCCTGGCCTAGATCTATTTGGCAATAAAAAAGCCGAGCGATAGCTCGGCTTTTTTGTTCAATATCCATTAGCTGTTCAGGCCAACGATAGTATGATTCAGCAATTAATGCATCCAATTACAATGACTGATGGAAATACATGCATCCATTCATAAAAATTCTGTGTTTTATCGCGCTGTTATTGCTCATGGGCATGGTCAGCACGCTCATGCTTTTTGCCCTCATGATGCTTTGTCTGGTGCTGGTTTCCAGCCTGAAAGTGCCTGCTTTCCTGCACGCGGTTAAGCGTATGCGCTGGTTATTTTTATCCATATTCATGATTTATGCGTTTGGCACCCCCGGGGAACTGATCCCCACTTTCCCTGTTTACTTCGCGCCTACTTACGAAGGGCTATGGTCGGGGTTTGTGCAAATAGAAAAACTGTTGATCGCATTGGCTGCCTTGAGCCTGCTATTGACTGGAACGCCAAGGGGACAAATGATGCTGGGCTTGTATATGCTGCTGACGCCGCTTAAGTTTGCAGGCTTAAATATAGAACGCTTTTCTGCGCGGCTGATGCTGACGCTGGATTATGTGGAGCAGCTTGCTGCAGAAGATAAAAATAATTTCAGTTTCAGTCAGTTGGACGAAATTGACGCATCAATAGGCAGCCTGCCGCAGGTGGGCATGGTTTCGTTTCAGAAGCTGCCATTTGGCTTTGTTGACAAAGTGATGATGTTTTTGCTGACGGCGATATTTGTTTTTATGATTTACCGAGGTTTTGCATGAGGGTTGCATTAGGTGTTTCTTATGATGGGGCGCAGTTCTGCGGCTGGCAGAGCCAGCCATCGGCCTGTGGTGTGCAGGATACACTGGAAGCCGCAATTGCGGCGGTTGCCCAGCATGCGGTCAGGATCCATGCTGCCGGCCGCACGGATACCGGCGTGCATGCGCTAGGCCAGGTTGTGCATTTTGAAACGCATGCGCAGCGCCCGCTATCTGCATGGGTGCGTGGCGTGAATGCCCATCTGCCGGATACGGTCAGGGTGACCTGGGCGCATCTTGTTGCTGATGAATTCCATGCGCGCTTTTCAGCATTCAGCCGCAGTTACCAATATCTGCTATATAACGCACCGGTGGCTTCTGCCTTGATGGCGGGCAAAGCTGGCTGGTTTCATCTGCCGCTTGATTTTGCCGCAATGCAGGAGGGCGCTGCGTATTTGCTCGGCGAGCATGATTTTAGTGCTTTCCGCGCTTCCGAGTGCCAGGCAAAGTCTCCGGTCAGGACGATCACGCAAGCTGAAATCCAGGTGTGCGGGCGTTATTTTGTATTTTCTTTTTCAGCTAATGCTTTTTTGCAGCATCAGGTAAGGAATATGATCGGTGCGCTTATCTATGTCGGTAAGGGTGCGCATCCGCCAGCTTATATCAAGGAGCTGTTGCAGCAGCGAGACCGGACTTTGTCGCCGCCAACATTCGCACCTTGCGGGCTTTACCTGACCGGGGTAGGCTACGACGGCAAATGGGGCTTGCCAGCAGGCAGTGCGTCAGATGGCTTGCATGTGCTGATTTAGCGTTACAATGGCGTTTTCCGGTTTTGTATCGGCAACAGGGATGATCGATTGAGAGTCAGAGCTAAAATTTGCGGCATTACACGCGTTGAAGATGCCATCAGCGCAGTGGATAACGGGGCTGATGCAATCGGCCTGGTTTTTTATGCGCCAAGCCCGCGTAAAGTTGCGATTGAGCAGGCTGCTGAAATAGCGGACAGGATCCCGGCTTTTGTGACGGTGGTCGGCTTGTTTGTGAACGCCGAGCCAGATTTTGTGCGTGAAGTCATCGCACGCGTGAAGCTCGATTTGCTGCAATTCCATGGTGATGAAACGCCGCAGCAGTGCGCAAGTTATGGTTTGCCATTTATCAAGGCGATACGCGTTAAGTCGGACACAAATTTGGTACAATGTGCGAAAGATTTTTCCGCATCGAAAGCATTGCTGCTCGATACCTTCACCGAAGGCGTTGCAGGCGGCACCGGTCATGTGTTCGATTGGAACCTGATTCCTGAATCGCTGGGCAAGCCAGTCATATTGGCAGGCGGCCTCAATGCGCAGAACGTGGCGCAGGCAATCAGCCAGGTCAAGCCATACGCGGTAGATGTGAGTGGCGGTGTGGAAATATCAAAAGGCATCAAAGATGCGGCAAAAATTGCCTCATTCATGCAGCAGGTTTATATAAAACAGGGAAACACGGAATAAATCGCCGGGCGGGATAAAGCGTAGCCGTCAATGGCATGTCCGTAGAGTGATGCGCTGTACCAGTACCTGGTATATAACAAGGGGCAAGTAGTGCAGAATTTTGTTCCTGCAGGCACTTGTTCCGCGTTTCCTTAGGTCTAAACGCACAGGTTTTTTGGAGAGTGAATAATGCAGTTATATGACATGCCGGATGCACGTGGGCATTTTGGACAATATGGTGGTACGTTTGTAGCGGAAACTTTGGTGGAAGCGCTGGAAGAACTGCGCGTGATGTATGAGAAATACCGCCATGATCCAGAGTTTCTGGCCGAGTATCATTATGATTTGAAGCATTTTGTTGGCCGGCCAAGCCCGATTTACCACGCGAGGCGTTTATCGGAAAAAGTAGGCGGCGCCCAAATCTATCTCAAACGCGAAGACCTGAACCACACCGGCGCGCATAAAATCAATAATACTATTGGCCAGGCATTGCTGGCCAAGCGCATGGGTAAGCCGCGCGTGATTGCAGAAACCGGTGCCGGCCAGCATGGTGTGGCAACTGCAACCATTGCAGCGCGCCTGGGTCTGGAATGCGTCGTTTACATGGGTAGCGAAGACGTCAAGCGTCAGGCGCCGAACGTGTTCAGGATGAAATTGCTGGGTGCAACCGTGGTTCCGGTTGAAAGCGGCTCTAAAACCCTGAAGGATGCTTTGAATGAAGCGATGCGCGATTGGGTCACCAATGTGCATAATACTTTTTACATTATCGGTACCGTGGCTGGACCTCACCCATACCCGATGATGGTGCGTGATTTCCAGGCAGTGATTGGCGATGAAGCCAAGGTGCAGATGATGGAGATGGCAGGTCGCCAGCCGGATGCCGTCGTTGCCTGTGTAGGCGGCGGTTCCAATGCGATGGGCATTTTCTACCCTTATATCGATGTGCCTGGCGTACGCCTGATCGGTGTTGAAGCCGCCGGCCATGGCCTTGAATCCGGTATGCATGCCGCACCGCTGACTGCGAACAGTCCGGTAGGGGTTTTGCATGGTAACCGTACTTACCTGATGCAGGATGCCGATGGCCAGATTATCGAGACGCACTCGGTTTCAGCCGGCCTGGATTATCCTGGCGTCGGCCCTGAGCATGCCTGGCTGAAAGACATCAAGCGTGCTGAATATGTGGCAATTACGGACGATGAGGCGATGGCCGCTTTCCATAACCTGTGCCGTACCGAAGGCATTATTCCTGCGCTCGAATCCAGTCATGCGCTGGCTTATGGCGAAAAGCTGGCTAAAACCATGAGTAAAGACCAGATCGTGCTGGTCAACTTGTCCGGCCGTGGCGATAAGGATATCAACACGGTTGCCAAGCTTGCTAATATCACGCTGTAAAATGCAGGCTCTGCACCGCAGGCGCGCTGGCTTTGCAGGCACTCAGCCGCCTGTGATGCGGCGTGCCGCCATGCTTTGCTGCATGGAGGTTTGCCTGCCCGGGCACTTTGCATCCCCTAATTTTTTTAAATATTAATAAAACATCATATGTCACGTATTCAATCAACGTTTGCTTCTTTGAAACAGCAAGGTAAAACTGCTTTAATCCCTTACATTACTGCAGGTGATCCGCACCCGAAACATACAGTCAATTTAATGCACACGCTGGTTAAGCACGGCGCGGACATGATCGAGCTTGGTGTGCCTTTTTCTGACCCTATGGCCGATGGTCCGGTGATCCAGCGTGCCAGCGAGCGCGCTTTGGTGCATAAAGTGGGTTTGACAGCAGTGCTTGAGATGGTGAAAACCTTTCGCCAGACTGACCAGAAAACGCCGATTATCCTCATGGGTTATGCCAACCCGATTGAAGCAATAGGCGCAACCGTATTTGCTGACCGTGCCAAGGCTGCGGATGTTGACGGCGTTATTACTGTGGATTACCCGCCTGAAGAATGCGGTGATTTTGTTAAGGAATTGCGCGCACGCGGCATTGATCCGGTATTTTTGCTGTCACCGACGACCGAGCCTAAACGCGTTGAGCTGATCGTGAACCAGGCCAGCGGTTTTGTCTACTATGTTTCGCTCAAAGGGGTTACCGGTGCCGCCAACCTGAATATTGAAGAAGTTTCAGGCCGTGTTGCCTCAATTCGCAAGCAGACAGACCTGCCGGTAGGGGTGGGCTTTGGCATTCGTGATGCGGCTACGGCGAAAGCGACCGCTGCGATTGCGGATGCTGTCGTGGTGGGCAGCCGCATGGTACAGGCGATTGAAGCGTCCAATGACGATAATCTGCTGGATAACGTCGCCGCGCTTATGACTGAATTAAAAACAGCAGTTGATGCTGCTAAAAAATAAAGGGAATACACAATGGGCTGGTTAAATAAATTACCGCAAAAGATTAAGCGTGTTGTTGGCGCTGATAAAAAAACCGTTCCTGAAGGCTTATGGATCAAATGTCCATCCTGCCAATCAGTGCTTTACCGTAAGGATCTTGAAGATAATGCCGAAGTTTGCCCGAAATGCAGCTACCATAACCGTATTGGTGCCCGTGCGCGCCTTGTGCAGTTGCTGGATGCTGAAGGGCAGTTTGAAATCGGTGCCAGCGTGCAGCCGACGGATCCGCTGAAATTCAAAGACAGTAAAAGCTATGCTGACCGTATTAAAGAGTCACAAAAAGCCGTCAACGAAAAAGATGCATTGATCGTGATTCAGGGCGCAATCAAGGGTGTTCCTGTGGTGGCTGCCGCTTTTGAGTTCAAGTATATGGGTGGCTCGATGGGCTCGGTGGTCGGTGAGCGCTTTGCACGCGGTGTGCAGACGGCGATCGATAACAAGATGGCATTCGTATGTATCTCGGCCAGTGGCGGCGCGCGTATGCAGGAAGGCTTGCTGTCACTGATGCAGATGGCAAAAACAAGTGCTGCACTGACTCAGTTAAGTAATGCGGGACTGCCTTTCATTTCTGTGCTGACCGACCCGACCATGGGCGGTGTTTCAGCGAGTTTTGCCATGCTGGGCGATGTGATCGTGGCTGAACCCCAGGCGCTGATCGGTTTTGCCGGGCCGCGCGTCATTGAGCAGACTGTGCGCGAAACCTTGCCTGATGGTTTCCAGCGCGCTGAATTCCTGCTGGAGCATGGTGCCATCGACCTGATTATTGACCGCCGTGAAATGCGTAACAGGCTTGCTGCATTGCTTTCCAGCTTAATGCGCCTGCCGGCAGCGGCTTGATAAAGGTTCGCACTCCTCAGTCGGCTTCACTTTTTATGCGCTTATTGTGTCATACGCCTATTTTGAAAGGGTCTGCAAAGACCGAGATTGACTTGCATGTCTGAAGAACCGGCAGTAAACATCGTACAAAGAGACCTGACCGCATGGTTAAGCCATATTGAGCAGCTCCACCCCAAAGCGATCGCAATGGGACTGGAGCGGGTCAGGCTGGTGATAGAGCGTTTGGCATTGGTGCCGAACTTCAAAATTATCACAGTTGCCGGCACTAACGGCAAAGGTTCTACCTGTGCCATGCTTGGGCAGATTTACAAGCAGGCCGGCTATCGGGTCGGCTGTTATACCTCACCGCATTTGCTGCGATATAACGAGAGGGTGCGTATCAATGGCGATGAAGTCGGTGACGCGGACCTTTGTACCGCATTTGCGGCTGTAGAACAAGCCAGGCTGGGGCTGGCTGGTGGCGATGAAGAAATAGCCCTGACCTATTTTGAAGTCGGCACGCTCGCGGCAGTCTGGCATTTTGTCCAGTCGCGAATCGATATTGCAATACTCGAGATCGGGCTTGGCGGGCGCCTGGATGCCGTTAATGCATTCGAGCCTGATTGCGCTGTTGTAACCAGTATCGATATTGATCATCAGGAGTTTTTGGGCAACACGCGCGAAAGCATCGGCGCTGAAAAGGCCGGCGTGTACCGCGCTTCCATTCCTGCCATCTGCGGTGACGCAAATCCTCCTCAAAGCCTTGTTTCCTACGCACATAAAGTCGGTGCGGATTTTAAATGCATCAGGCGTGACTTCGATTGCGAAACATCGGCATCTGGCTGGCACTACCTGGTGAATCAGCAGGTAGTGTACGCTTTGCCGCTACCGGCGCTGGAAGGCGACTACCAGTTGATGAACGCATCATGTGCCGTTACTGCTGTTCAGTCGCTGCAGCCTGTGCTGCCTGTAGGCGGCGAGGCAATAGCCGCTGCAATGAGCGCCGTGAAACTTGCCGGCCGTTTTCAAACGGTTTCAGAATCACCCCGGCTGATTCTGGATGTTGCACATAACCCGCATGCTGCATGCGTGCTGGCAAAAAACCTGAAAGCGCACAGGGTGCAAACCAGTCATGAAGGTCATGCAAAAGCAGGCAAAACAATCGCCGTATTCGCAATGCTGGCAGACAAGGATATTAAAGGCGTTGTGAATGCAGTCAAGGATGAGGTCGACTACTGGTATGTA
It contains:
- a CDS encoding FimV/HubP family polar landmark protein → MGKLSVNSGLGEPLKAEIDLLSVTPDELSSLTAVIASEEAYALQGIPRLGVHGNIKVELAKNPDGSPVLRLRSLQPIDDPYLDMLIQVDWASGRLLREYTILLDPPGYKQSINEERATSVINKPGSAATGNISTQSGAYAATASQPAPAKAKSSKKSGTKNTKDSEPTESSIGATESYELTTQRGDTLNTIAKGMQVDGISLDQMLVGLFEANKNAFVDGNMNRLKVGQIVKIPSKETLSAISPKQAAQEVKVHSENWNAYRNSLAGNVMAAPATEESERKQSASGKIASAEDKAAPVKSGPQDVVKLSAGGKTAEQGGKSSAEADAKVLALQEEATAREKALKEAHERTTALESQIADMQKLLALKSQTMADMQKTADAAAKPADAKPVEQAQPAQAAALPDAAPAAPEVANADQPAAEPAKQVAPAAEAKKPAVVKAPVQAPPEEEPSFLASLLESVNLFMLGGAGGVALLGAGWVYLRNKRRKELDSFERGILTSGGLRANTVFGNTTGNATSSADTSFLTDFAQSADGGMIDTNDVDPIAEAEVYMAYGRDAQAEEILKDAISKEPKRYELHLKLLEMYAARKDASAFEAIAGELYTTLGSDDPTWAKVAELGITVEPDNPLYDVSQIVPSVPAAKSVETNVVSDTADAGLGNDLEFSFDQPKLESAAQPALDSASAQVESFDLGGLGDNANAQDVVAADAIAADTIAVDTIESAAAENKPAADNSMDFNFPDFGTFASATEGAATISDEPSFAPADQQSAALTAASVAEDSSAVAGLDFNFAQAEPAEAPVAMAETSDFNFEAFTDTVTPADEEDKTGSSALDSMDFSFEGFAEPTEVNGSKADTSAFEGINLNFETEVVSGAASGMSIAEDKPEEISFDFPLVDEQESGDLMQSEANNFDFSAISLDLSGGEPVVEEAPQVAADVAVPELAAVAAENPDIDIKLDLVKVYIDMEDVEGARDLLDEVLKEGGPQQRLTAEKLLASLA
- a CDS encoding CbiQ family ECF transporter T component: MHPFIKILCFIALLLLMGMVSTLMLFALMMLCLVLVSSLKVPAFLHAVKRMRWLFLSIFMIYAFGTPGELIPTFPVYFAPTYEGLWSGFVQIEKLLIALAALSLLLTGTPRGQMMLGLYMLLTPLKFAGLNIERFSARLMLTLDYVEQLAAEDKNNFSFSQLDEIDASIGSLPQVGMVSFQKLPFGFVDKVMMFLLTAIFVFMIYRGFA
- the truA gene encoding tRNA pseudouridine(38-40) synthase TruA, with product MRVALGVSYDGAQFCGWQSQPSACGVQDTLEAAIAAVAQHAVRIHAAGRTDTGVHALGQVVHFETHAQRPLSAWVRGVNAHLPDTVRVTWAHLVADEFHARFSAFSRSYQYLLYNAPVASALMAGKAGWFHLPLDFAAMQEGAAYLLGEHDFSAFRASECQAKSPVRTITQAEIQVCGRYFVFSFSANAFLQHQVRNMIGALIYVGKGAHPPAYIKELLQQRDRTLSPPTFAPCGLYLTGVGYDGKWGLPAGSASDGLHVLI
- a CDS encoding phosphoribosylanthranilate isomerase, giving the protein MRVRAKICGITRVEDAISAVDNGADAIGLVFYAPSPRKVAIEQAAEIADRIPAFVTVVGLFVNAEPDFVREVIARVKLDLLQFHGDETPQQCASYGLPFIKAIRVKSDTNLVQCAKDFSASKALLLDTFTEGVAGGTGHVFDWNLIPESLGKPVILAGGLNAQNVAQAISQVKPYAVDVSGGVEISKGIKDAAKIASFMQQVYIKQGNTE
- the trpB gene encoding tryptophan synthase subunit beta gives rise to the protein MQLYDMPDARGHFGQYGGTFVAETLVEALEELRVMYEKYRHDPEFLAEYHYDLKHFVGRPSPIYHARRLSEKVGGAQIYLKREDLNHTGAHKINNTIGQALLAKRMGKPRVIAETGAGQHGVATATIAARLGLECVVYMGSEDVKRQAPNVFRMKLLGATVVPVESGSKTLKDALNEAMRDWVTNVHNTFYIIGTVAGPHPYPMMVRDFQAVIGDEAKVQMMEMAGRQPDAVVACVGGGSNAMGIFYPYIDVPGVRLIGVEAAGHGLESGMHAAPLTANSPVGVLHGNRTYLMQDADGQIIETHSVSAGLDYPGVGPEHAWLKDIKRAEYVAITDDEAMAAFHNLCRTEGIIPALESSHALAYGEKLAKTMSKDQIVLVNLSGRGDKDINTVAKLANITL
- the trpA gene encoding tryptophan synthase subunit alpha, which encodes MSRIQSTFASLKQQGKTALIPYITAGDPHPKHTVNLMHTLVKHGADMIELGVPFSDPMADGPVIQRASERALVHKVGLTAVLEMVKTFRQTDQKTPIILMGYANPIEAIGATVFADRAKAADVDGVITVDYPPEECGDFVKELRARGIDPVFLLSPTTEPKRVELIVNQASGFVYYVSLKGVTGAANLNIEEVSGRVASIRKQTDLPVGVGFGIRDAATAKATAAIADAVVVGSRMVQAIEASNDDNLLDNVAALMTELKTAVDAAKK
- the accD gene encoding acetyl-CoA carboxylase, carboxyltransferase subunit beta encodes the protein MGWLNKLPQKIKRVVGADKKTVPEGLWIKCPSCQSVLYRKDLEDNAEVCPKCSYHNRIGARARLVQLLDAEGQFEIGASVQPTDPLKFKDSKSYADRIKESQKAVNEKDALIVIQGAIKGVPVVAAAFEFKYMGGSMGSVVGERFARGVQTAIDNKMAFVCISASGGARMQEGLLSLMQMAKTSAALTQLSNAGLPFISVLTDPTMGGVSASFAMLGDVIVAEPQALIGFAGPRVIEQTVRETLPDGFQRAEFLLEHGAIDLIIDRREMRNRLAALLSSLMRLPAAA
- the folC gene encoding bifunctional tetrahydrofolate synthase/dihydrofolate synthase; translation: MSEEPAVNIVQRDLTAWLSHIEQLHPKAIAMGLERVRLVIERLALVPNFKIITVAGTNGKGSTCAMLGQIYKQAGYRVGCYTSPHLLRYNERVRINGDEVGDADLCTAFAAVEQARLGLAGGDEEIALTYFEVGTLAAVWHFVQSRIDIAILEIGLGGRLDAVNAFEPDCAVVTSIDIDHQEFLGNTRESIGAEKAGVYRASIPAICGDANPPQSLVSYAHKVGADFKCIRRDFDCETSASGWHYLVNQQVVYALPLPALEGDYQLMNASCAVTAVQSLQPVLPVGGEAIAAAMSAVKLAGRFQTVSESPRLILDVAHNPHAACVLAKNLKAHRVQTSHEGHAKAGKTIAVFAMLADKDIKGVVNAVKDEVDYWYVADVDHIRSAPASELVKTVLEVVPQARIKIFDSAADACRQACIDMEVCIDRNENDKIIVFGSFFTVSNVMQYLNDHADIHF